Within Triticum dicoccoides isolate Atlit2015 ecotype Zavitan chromosome 1B, WEW_v2.0, whole genome shotgun sequence, the genomic segment TGAACACAGTACAAACGCAAGCGCTCAtgtacacgtgcatacactcacctctatgaattacacacacgcacatcctacccctatgagcacctcatcGTCGGCGGGAATGTCTCTACTACaacccctctaaccatccaaccacagattggttcgcGCCAGTACCGTCAGTTGACTGTTAGTTAACCATGTAGAAGCTCTCATATAATGTCAGTTTTTTCCAATAAAGACCATTCTCCCCTTATAGCTTGTAGTCATgttcagaaaaatgaaaaaaaaaaaaaAGCACCGCACCGCATTCACCAGTGACCACCCACGACCTAGCGCCGCATCTCATCCCCACGAACACGAGGCCACGACCCCGCCCCGCATCTGCACATCGCCGACGCCCCCGAGCAGCCACATTTCCCCGCGCCGACGGTCCATTGGAGGCCACCTACTCGGCGGCGGTGGAGTCGCTGGTACATCCGCACGCGGCCCTGGCCGCGGCTCCCTCCCCGCGCGGGTGCCGGCAGCGCTCGCAGGATGGCGGCGACGGGAGCAGCTCAGCAAGCACCGGAGGCATCTCCAATTGCGACGGGAGCAGCTCAGCTaacattattttacttgttttgtactccctccgttcctaaatataattctttttagacattttaaatggactacaacGTACAGATGTatgtaaacatattttagagtgtagattcactcattttatactccgtatgtagtcatttgttagaatctctaaaaagacttacattttggaatggagggagtacttccaTGCTGAAACTAATTATAAAATTATCTCATATTCATGCGGGAAATTTTGAAATAGAATATATAAATAGAAATCAAAAGATCATTTGGCTAAATGGTGACAAGGAATGGCTAGGAGCAAAATCGTCTTTTCAAGTGCCACTTAACAATCAACTAACGATCAAATGGCTGTAGTGGCATATCTGTATAGTTTTTAGCGGCATATCTGGGAGAGGGAAATTTCCAATGGCATATGGGGGTACAGCCAAATTTTGAGTGGCATATATGAAATTCACCCTAGAAAAATATACATCTTAATTACATTTTGAAATTTTATCAGAAAACAGATATACATTTACattaaggaatggagggagtattagagAAGAAGAAtagaagtatagatatagataagGAACCGACTATTTATCGCCTACCAGTGGCTGGCGTTGGCCCTTGTGGGTACCGCGTAGAAGGTACACGGCGGTCAGGCCCGACGAGCGACTGTGCATCCTCAGAGACGACGCAGTGGGCAGTGGCGCCACTTTGACCTAATAGGCCGGTTCGATTGAGTAGATCCAATTGAAAGGCTGTGATCTGCTGATCCAAAGTTTCACCTGATAAATGGTAAATGTTCGGTTAGGTCCTGTATTAAAATCAGATTTGTAGTAAGACAGAATCCACTAACTGTGTTCCAATAAAGAGCCACTAGTTGTGCTTGTCAGTTATAAGGATCACCAAATCAATTATTATATGTTGATCCCCGCTTATTTTGCATACTTGTATTTCAATTGGCAGGCTTTTTAACAATGCGAAACCCGAGGACCAGTTCTTCCTTCGCCTACCAGAAACAATGATAAAAATGGAAAAAATTGCCGTCCTGGGGCGCGGAAGTTGGCGGAGGCATGCAAGCCCTTCAGAGTCCTTAAATGACTTGATTCAGGCATCGTACGAGTTAATAGGTGTCTTCATCTCTGGTAGATCTTGCTTCGCTGTCCTCTTCTCAAGTATCCTTGGACAAGTGCAGCTGGCCGCAATCATTGCTTGCATTGTTTTGTCTTCATTGCGTCTGAAAAGGCAAGATTATGTGGATCAACAGAATCAAGGGAACGATGATCATAAGAACATTAGGTGGTCTCTGAACATCTTCTATGCATTAGTGCTCAGCCAATGCATTCTCTATTTCCTGACTGGGATACTGGCAAACCCGTTGAAACGGATATGTGTAGTCTGTATGAAGTATAAGCTAGGAATTTGGGGGTTTCTAGCTCTTTCTCGCTATCTACAGGCATGCGTTTTGAAATGCATTAATGGAGATCTTCGTGAAGCAGTCAACATGGACTTGGTTTCCTTTGCAAAGCAGTTGTTGAACTCTGACCCACTGGACGACCAGCTGTTGGGAATTCGTATTCTTgaccacctcctcagaagcagggAAGACCAAGATGAACGCTACAAGGAAAAGGTGCTCACAAAGATTCGATCTTCTCTTGATACCATCGAGAAAGCAGTATACATGATGGGCTTGGACAGAGAGGTGGAACAAGATACCAGAGGGCACGCTGCGCGCATACTGCTGGAGCTCGCACCTGGCCTTCAAGTCGAGAGCTTTCCTGGTATTTTTCAGGCTATTTCTTCACTGCTTAGCGCACGCAAGACAAAGACCAGCGGAAGCTCCAGCAATTCAACCTGTGCGAGCAAAGAGCTCAAATTGCTTGGTGTGGATATTCTCGACAAACTCCTGACTAATCCAGAAAACTGTGCAGAGGTGAAGAATGCCAAGAACCTGCTCTCCAAGATCATACACATTACAAGCTGCCAGGATGAAAAGCTAGACTCCGATATTGATAAAAAGATAGTCGAAAACTCACTAGAAGTCTTGAGCAAGCTTGTGAGCACAGTTGGTGAGACCGGCGAGGAGCTCAGGTGCCAAGTGTCCAGTAATATGTACACCATAAGGAATATTGGCAAGTTCTTCATAGATCATCCTGAAAGCCAACCAAAGATGCTTGCTCAAGCAGCAGACATCCTTGCATGCCTAGCTTCAAATGACACTGCGAGAAAGGAGATAGAAAGGTCACACCTGATCATCCGGAAACTCATCAGTCTCCTAGCTGAAGAAATTGATGACGTCCAAGTCCAAGAAAGCTCCGTGAGAGTGTCGGCAGCCGAAGCGTTGGTATTGCTCACTGCTCCTACCAGAGAAATTGGTGTGCTCAGTACAGTGAGTGAAAGGAGCATCAAGCCAGTATTGTCAGAAACTAAGCTTGAAGACATGCAGCGAATTGTCTCGCTGCTCTCTGATGAGTCTGCAGAGCACAGAATTATGGTGACGAAATTCCTGCAGAATCTGCGGAGTTACCAGCGAGCAGAATATGGTGATCAGCTGGAGATAATCAACAAAGCTCTACCAAAGGTAACTTCTAAACCAGCACCAATCCTGATTCAAAATTTGGAACGGAAAATTAGCTTCTATCTATTTTGCACCCATATTCGAAAAATAAAAAGGTTGGCTTTGGTTATCTTACACTTCGTTCTGCTGAAGCATATAATTTATCTTCATCTGACATATTATGCTTGAAATGGAGTGCATATACATATATATCACCCTTGCATGATAAATCCGTATTTTATTTTAAACTCACTAGTATACATTTGACTTTTGGGGATGACAAGTATATGAATACTGCCACAGGTATTGGAAGCAATCAAAATTGCATCGGATAAAATAGAAGGGACAGGTTGTGCTGATGAACCTTCTGGTCATGTAAGAAAACAGAGTTCTCCATCTTCCCTGTTTAATAGTAAATTCACAGGGCCTGTCATTCCGATTCTACTAGTTTTCCTTTACTACATATATTTTGTTGGAATAATGTTGTCCTTAGAATCATATGCGCTGTATATGTAGGAAATGGAGGCGCTGATAACTGAACAAGGTAAGCTGCTGGAGAGCTTTATTGGCCTGTGCATGCAAATTTGCATCAGCGGGAatgcaaagcagttcaccgatgcgcTGAGGAGTGCTGAGATTACAGACGATATGTTCGTCCAGATGCTTGCAAAGATACTGGAAGTGTACAAGTCTCCAACTTCCGATGCTCCAGGCATAAGAAGGGCGGTGATTCAACAAATGAACTGGATGATGAATGAGGACCAAGAGTACATTAACATTTTCCTGAAGCATGAAATGGAAAATGCACTGAAAGAAGTAGCAGAGACGGCATTGAAGCTTGAGAACTATTGGTTCTTTCGTTTTGGCGTCAAAGCTTTTGAGCATGAGGAATCCATTTATTCTCTTCTCAGCATTTCGCCACTACTGCAGGCAGGTGGTTCGGGCTTGTAGTTGGATCAGCAAACATCTCTCCCAACTCCCAAATACGTACTCTCTTCCATCTCATGTAAAACATATGCTAATTTGTCGATGAGATTTATACGCCTTTCAAATAATCCTATGCACAACAGAAGCACTATTGAGACATATAAACCAACAGCTACGGAAACTTAATTCAAATTTCTCAGCAATAAACACAACTTAGGCTTATGGCGGCCAGCCAAAAACAACAAACATTTGCTTTGGAAATAACCTAAGGTTAAGGTAGTCCTAGTAGTAAAGTCACGTGTCCCACATTTCTCAAGTGCTGGCATGATCTAACTTGGATTTTGTTGCATGTTCTCTGCAGGGCACAATCGTGAGAACGCACCTACTATAATTGCCTACTTTGCTGCTTAAAGCAAATTTGCTTCGGGTTTCAGGGGAAAATATCCAGTGCTACGGTTCATCCCATGATACGCTGCTACAAGATCTCCTGGTGCGTTGGATCTGCATGGAAGGGGTAAGATCAATTCACTTATCTTTTTTACATACACCCCCTTGGTACATTCGCATCTTGCCCACAATAGATCTCCATACTCTGTCCTCGACAGCAGATTATGTACTCAACCAGACATATGTTCTGTACTGAACTGAGCATCTTGCTAGGTCGCTGCCAACATCCAGTGTATATCAAAAGGGGCAGATTAAGCAAACTTGCACCAGATTATTAGAAGGACATTGCAACTACATGTACAGAATTTGTTTCTGCAACAGATTTATTCACTGTAATGCAAAGAAGAGATCGGACGTGCTAATCGTTTTCCAGAATTTGCTGCTCGGAAAGTATAAGCAGAAGAAAATGTATTGGCATCCATTTTGCAGCGCTCACTATCCTGAAAGCAGGACTTTAGCCAAACAATGGTAATGAGACTATCTGATCACACGGCAAGTACGGAGAATTCATTCATAGCACCAAAAGATCGCTGAAAACAAAAGCACATCAACAAATGAAGGTGGAGCACATGCTGACATCTTTGTCTAGTACTAGTAATTCACAAGAGTACCACACGGTGATCATACAATATATAAATTTACAAGAGTACCATTTTAATTCACAGATTCACATAGCTAAACTAAACAATTTAACTACAGTCCACTCTATGAGTCGTTACTCTCCTCGTACACCATCAAGTGCCGGGCACAAAAGCACACCTGCATGACAAAATCAACaattagcactagtagaaaaagggcctttagtcccggttctggaaccgggactaaagggtcggtactaatgcctctccctttagtcccggttcaatccagaaccgggactaaagggcgcggccacgtggagctccacctttagttccggttggtaacaccaaccgggactaaaggaaattttatgattttttttttgaaattttttttgaatttttttttgatttttaaatttctgaattattttaacctctagtttgtaatcaccacccctcatcacttctcaatttatcctctaatcacccctcatcattctaaATCATCAAACTTCCTGAACGGTCACccgtcctcccactcccccagcctgagcagcctgagcacgcttaactttcgggttctattctccctcgctccaagtctgcacttattgttttcctgacaatactaagatgtcaatcctattaaccttcaggaattttgcttgagcatgaagtgacacatttcatagttttattttgaaactattgttttaaaaaacaataattatttagtaacactaatattttttgaataattagtttgaccattgtttgaccacagtttgaccagatttgaccaaaattgaaataactgaaataattatttagtaacactaatattctagaataattagtttgaccattgtttgaccacagtttgcccactgtttgaatttttttcgattttttcactctagatcttaaaagccccgtaactttttttctataggtttttgaggattttgaaaatgtttaacggggttgcaaataaagtcaaaattcatatttgcaaattttcccaacaactagaccacatatcacatgggaaacttattttcttttatttttttgacatttccatcattttctttttatttaaaactgaaaaggcgatccagggaggggggagggggtagagtttgaaaatgggatctttagtaccggttcgtggcacgaaccgggactaaaggtctcaaccccattagtcgcggttcgtgcctcaaaccgggactaaaggtctaatctttagtcccggtttgaggtgcgaaccgggaccaatggttgtgggccaggagcgaggcccattggtcccgattcatcccaccaaccgggaccaaaaggtccagatgaaccgggaccaatgacccacgtggcccggccggctccctgggctcacgaaccgagaccaatgcccccattggtcccggttctggactgaaccgggactaatgggctaacccggcctggaccaaagccctgttttctactatgtAGACCTATAAATTTTTGTGAGACTGTCATTCTTGCTTGTGAACGCACCTCGTAAGATGCTTGTTCCTCATGTCAAAACTTGGGCTACAAATGATCTTGAAAAGCCTGGCTGCAAATGTTGTGGCGCTACAAAAATTTCTATATTCCCCTAAATACAAGCTACTATGTTCCCATAAATATAAAAATTCCAATATTTCCTACTACCAAGAACTAGACAAGTTGATGTGGCTCCAGTAAATGGAATTGAAGGAGACCTACAGAACGAACAGATGTGCACCTGTCCCTGAATTGCAGCACAACCAAGGTTCTTTTTTGTATATTTTTCAGAAGGAAGTCAGTGTGCTCCATCTTGTCCCTAGAGTCCAGATCCAACGCACCAGACTGTTCTGGAGCAGGGGAGCATATGCTGGGCCGTATCACCAGATATGCACCCCGGGTTTCAGTATTCGTGTGTTGAATTCAGTTCCCCAGTTTGTTTAATTTAGCCAACTTATAATAATGCTCTTGGAGACATACCTTACCGTGTGTCAACAAGGACTACTATGCAAATGTAGACGGTTTGTCTATAAATTGTGTTCGTTTTGTATTTGCTCCTCCACTTACGGCACCGTGAGCCGGCTCAATCACGCTCCTACCCGGCCTTGTTGCCTTTGCTCCTCACTGATCTCCAAGTAAATTGCACCAGAAGGTGGGATTTATCGAGCGGGAAATAAAAACAAGAGAAATGTCAACCGCAGGCGCATCTGTTGGAGCCGAGGCcttgctcgagctcgccggagctctctcTCTGTACTTCTCTCTCAGGCGCACACATAAGAAGAAAGGGCTGGACACGGTGAACTTTCTGGCGCACGTAGGCCCGCCGCAACAACGGCTATCCTCTTTTCTCTCGAGCACGAGCTCGACCCACCAGGAGAGTTACAATGATCAGCTCGAGGCATTATATAGCTGGGCCTGCGCTGGGCACGAGCCGCACGCTCCCTACCCAGCCGTCGCCCCTTTCGGCCCGCTCCGCTCGCGGCCACCACGCGCACGGCTCGCGACGAGCCCGCAGCGATCAGGCCAAAATCACTGTTCTGACCTTGTTAGAAATCTTTAACACAAAATGATCTCTCTTAGAAACTATTCATAATCTGACCCTTTCTGAAACGCCAAACCTCGTGGCGTTACTAACCAAAATAAAAACGTCATACTATTCAGCGTTGCTAGCCGGCCACGTGGCAAGTCAAAACGTCAAACTTTACCGCGGTGGTAGAAACGCCAGACCACTTGGCGTTGCTGTTGCACCTCACAACGCCAAAGTCTGTAGCGTTGCCCAACACCAATCTCTCATGTCATGTGTCAGCCACCAAGGCCCAACATGTAGTACCCATTGTAGACTTTGACCTTCAGGTATGAAAAGCCTGAGTTTCGCAGATACTGTGCCGACCTCTTGCCGTTTCTATACGTGAGAGCAACTCCAACCAGCCAACCCAAAGGGCCCACGGTTTGCGATCGTCATTAATAAAGAAGCGTGGGTTAGTTGTCAGGCTGCCATGTGGGGACGCGGGGGACACCGAAAGGACACGCTGACGCGTCCGCTTTGTATCCGCGCTGACGCAATTTATGCACAAATTTAGGCTGAAAATGGGTCCACGCGGACGCGAAGCAGACGCGTTTCgtaaatgggtcggcgcgttgggccatcACTTTTGTCCGCGGTGACCCAAACCGACGGTGGCGGACGAAATGGATcgccgcgttggagttgctctggcTACCGCATCACCCGCAGGAACACCGAGAAATAAACGAACCATGATTTTAGTACCTAATTAAATTTTACAATCCGAAAGAGATTAATTTAATATATTTAGCACATGAACTGCAAAATAATAGCAATGCTAACCTCTTTCATGGCCAAACATTATCGGCAAGGCAAGGCAGCAGCCCTCCTACAGCCATATTCTCCTTGATGCCAACGCCACAGCCTTTGGCGTTGTGATGTGAAACAGCAACGCGAGAGGGTCTGGCGTTTCTACCAACGCGGCTCATGTTGGCGTTTGGACTTGCCACGTGGGCAGCTAGCAACGCTGAATAGTACGGCGTTTTTACTTTGGTCAGTACCGCCACGAGATTTGGCATTTTAGAAAGGATCAAATCGTGAAATAATTTTTGAGAGAGGTCATTTTGTGTTAAAGATTTCTGACGAGGTCAGAACAGTGACTTTGGCCCAGCGATCACGCCCACCTCGCAATCCCTCAACCGCTTGAGCCTAATCCTACGCATGCCCGCTAGGTGCACGCACACTCGCACCCACCACGCGCTCGACAAGGACGTACACTACCCATACAACAGTCGG encodes:
- the LOC119348907 gene encoding uncharacterized protein LOC119348907, with the protein product MIKMEKIAVLGRGSWRRHASPSESLNDLIQASYELIGVFISGRSCFAVLFSSILGQVQLAAIIACIVLSSLRLKRQDYVDQQNQGNDDHKNIRWSLNIFYALVLSQCILYFLTGILANPLKRICVVCMKYKLGIWGFLALSRYLQACVLKCINGDLREAVNMDLVSFAKQLLNSDPLDDQLLGIRILDHLLRSREDQDERYKEKVLTKIRSSLDTIEKAVYMMGLDREVEQDTRGHAARILLELAPGLQVESFPGIFQAISSLLSARKTKTSGSSSNSTCASKELKLLGVDILDKLLTNPENCAEVKNAKNLLSKIIHITSCQDEKLDSDIDKKIVENSLEVLSKLVSTVGETGEELRCQVSSNMYTIRNIGKFFIDHPESQPKMLAQAADILACLASNDTARKEIERSHLIIRKLISLLAEEIDDVQVQESSVRVSAAEALVLLTAPTREIGVLSTVSERSIKPVLSETKLEDMQRIVSLLSDESAEHRIMVTKFLQNLRSYQRAEYGDQLEIINKALPKVLEAIKIASDKIEGTGCADEPSGHEMEALITEQGKLLESFIGLCMQICISGNAKQFTDALRSAEITDDMFVQMLAKILEVYKSPTSDAPGIRRAVIQQMNWMMNEDQEYINIFLKHEMENALKEVAETALKLENYWFFRFGVKAFEHEESIYSLLSISPLLQGTIVRTHLL